The Wigglesworthia glossinidia endosymbiont of Glossina morsitans morsitans (Yale colony) genome has a window encoding:
- the purF gene encoding amidophosphoribosyltransferase translates to MCGVVGIVGNHAIAQSIYDALTVLQHRGQDSAGITTMDQHNFFRIHKSSGLVRDVFNVNDLNRLKGNMGIGHVRYPTSGENSIYEVQPFYVNSPFGITLAHNGNLVNTNSLRKQLFETQRRHMNTASDSEVLLNIFASELDQFQHYPITSENIFSAISKTHQRVQGAYSCVGMIIGHGLFAFRDPNGIRPLVIGERKINYNKTEYIIASESVALDILGFKHLRDVAPGEGIFLTYSGQLITKQCSISSKYCPCLFEYVYFARPDSIIDKISVYTARIKMGQILGKKISKEWKNLSIDAIIPIPETSCDTALEIARILKKPYRQGFVKNRYVGRTFIISNPNIRKKSIRYKFNVNKAEFYKKKVLLVDDSIVRGNTSRQIVEMARDAGAVNVYLASAAPEIRFPNLYGIDIPNSSELIAYQKSLNEIRIAIGADALIFQNLSDLENKLKKYNPQIKNFESSIFNGIYPA, encoded by the coding sequence ATGTGCGGTGTTGTTGGAATTGTAGGAAATCATGCAATTGCTCAATCTATATACGATGCTTTAACGGTGTTACAACATCGAGGACAAGATTCAGCGGGCATTACTACTATGGATCAACATAACTTTTTTCGTATACATAAATCTAGTGGCTTAGTAAGAGATGTATTTAATGTAAATGATCTTAATCGATTAAAAGGTAATATGGGAATTGGTCATGTACGTTATCCTACTTCAGGAGAAAATAGCATATACGAAGTTCAGCCATTTTACGTAAACTCACCATTTGGCATTACTCTTGCACATAATGGAAATTTAGTAAATACAAATAGCTTAAGAAAACAACTATTTGAAACGCAACGACGTCACATGAATACTGCATCTGATTCAGAAGTACTATTAAATATTTTTGCTTCCGAACTAGATCAATTTCAACACTACCCTATAACATCTGAAAACATTTTTTCTGCAATTTCTAAAACTCATCAAAGAGTCCAAGGCGCATATTCTTGTGTAGGTATGATTATTGGACATGGATTATTTGCTTTTAGAGATCCTAATGGAATTCGTCCGTTAGTTATTGGAGAACGTAAAATAAATTATAATAAAACTGAATATATTATTGCATCCGAAAGTGTTGCATTAGACATATTAGGATTTAAACACTTAAGAGATGTTGCTCCAGGAGAAGGTATATTTTTAACTTATTCTGGACAACTAATTACAAAACAGTGTTCTATATCATCTAAGTATTGTCCATGTTTGTTTGAATATGTTTATTTTGCTAGACCAGATTCGATTATTGATAAAATATCAGTGTATACTGCAAGAATAAAAATGGGTCAAATTTTAGGAAAAAAAATATCTAAAGAATGGAAAAATCTTTCAATTGATGCTATTATTCCAATTCCAGAAACATCATGTGATACTGCGTTAGAAATTGCTAGAATCTTAAAAAAACCGTATCGTCAAGGTTTTGTAAAAAATAGATATGTAGGTCGCACATTTATCATATCTAATCCAAATATAAGAAAAAAATCAATACGCTATAAATTTAATGTAAATAAAGCTGAATTTTATAAAAAAAAAGTATTACTAGTAGACGATTCAATTGTACGAGGCAATACTTCACGGCAAATTGTAGAAATGGCACGTGATGCAGGAGCTGTTAACGTATATTTAGCATCCGCTGCACCAGAAATTCGATTTCCCAATCTTTATGGAATTGATATTCCAAATTCTTCTGAACTTATTGCATATCAAAAATCACTAAATGAAATTCGTATTGCAATTGGAGCAGATGCTTTGATTTTTCAAAACTTAAGCGATTTAGAAAATAAATTAAAAAAATATAATCCTCAAATAAAAAATTTTGAATCATCGATATTTAATGGAATTTATCCTGCTTAA
- a CDS encoding UbiX family flavin prenyltransferase: MQNLIIGISGASGIIYGIRLLKILKITKKISIHLIVTKSAKKTLFLETNYSLKEINSMANVIHNIHDISANISSGSYKTIGMIIIPCTIKTLSGIVNSYNDSLLIRAADVVLKEKRKLVLSVRETPLHTGHLDLMLRASKIGAIIMPPTPAFYHNPKTLDDIINHTVIRILDQFHLSIADNLIKRWSGKKII, encoded by the coding sequence ATGCAAAACTTAATTATTGGTATTAGCGGTGCAAGTGGAATTATTTATGGAATTCGTTTATTAAAGATCTTAAAAATCACAAAAAAAATTTCTATACATTTAATTGTTACTAAATCGGCTAAAAAAACACTATTTTTAGAAACCAATTACTCCTTAAAAGAAATAAATAGTATGGCGAATGTTATACACAATATTCACGATATTTCTGCTAATATTAGTTCCGGATCGTATAAAACTATTGGAATGATCATTATTCCTTGTACTATAAAAACTTTATCTGGAATTGTGAATAGCTATAATGATTCGTTATTAATACGCGCAGCAGATGTTGTATTAAAAGAAAAAAGAAAATTAGTACTCTCTGTTAGAGAAACTCCTTTACATACAGGTCACTTAGATCTTATGCTTCGTGCATCTAAGATTGGAGCTATAATTATGCCTCCAACTCCTGCATTTTATCATAATCCTAAAACACTTGATGATATTATAAATCATACCGTAATTAGAATTTTAGATCAATTTCATTTAAGTATTGCAGATAATCTTATAAAAAGATGGAGTGGAAAAAAAATTATATAA
- the thiD gene encoding bifunctional hydroxymethylpyrimidine kinase/phosphomethylpyrimidine kinase, translating to MEKIYQILSISGTDPSGGAGMQADLKTFAALGVYGASVITSLVSQNTLGIQKIFSVSEKCIISQIDSVISDLKISAIKIGMILKSSVIHIISEKLQKCFVPWIVLDPVIFAKDGSRLLNQEAENLLKNTLIPHASIITPNLLEAGLLLSRPTACNEKQMQEQGRSLLKYGCKSVLIKGGHLNTKNSPDWFISKENEIRFNTDRIFTKNTHGTGCTLSAALAALRPKCKNWETTIKLAKKWLTGAILNANQLKIGHGNGPVHHFYKVWK from the coding sequence ATGGAAAAAATTTATCAGATTTTATCTATTTCTGGAACAGATCCAAGCGGAGGTGCCGGCATGCAAGCAGATTTAAAAACGTTTGCAGCGCTAGGCGTTTATGGAGCCTCCGTTATCACATCTTTAGTATCTCAAAATACTCTTGGAATACAAAAAATTTTTTCTGTTTCAGAAAAGTGCATAATAAGTCAAATAGACTCCGTAATTAGTGATCTAAAAATTAGTGCGATTAAAATCGGTATGATTTTAAAATCTTCTGTTATTCATATAATTTCTGAAAAACTTCAAAAGTGTTTTGTTCCATGGATTGTATTAGATCCAGTAATTTTTGCAAAAGATGGTTCTAGATTGTTAAATCAAGAAGCAGAAAATCTTTTAAAAAATACCTTAATACCTCATGCATCTATTATTACACCAAATTTATTAGAAGCAGGATTATTATTAAGTCGACCTACAGCATGTAATGAAAAACAAATGCAAGAGCAAGGCAGATCTCTTTTGAAATATGGATGTAAATCAGTTTTGATAAAGGGAGGACATTTAAATACTAAAAATAGTCCGGATTGGTTTATTAGTAAAGAAAATGAAATTAGATTTAATACAGATCGCATCTTCACTAAAAATACTCATGGTACAGGATGTACCTTATCTGCTGCATTAGCTGCTTTACGTCCAAAATGTAAAAATTGGGAAACTACCATTAAATTAGCAAAAAAATGGTTAACAGGCGCTATATTAAACGCAAATCAATTAAAAATTGGACACGGGAATGGTCCGGTACATCATTTTTACAAAGTTTGGAAATAA
- the metK gene encoding methionine adenosyltransferase: protein MNQSLFTSESVSEGHPDKIADQISDVILDAILTQDTQARVACETYVKTGIVLVGGEIHTNAKIDIEKLIRNTIRNIGYIHSNMGFDANSCAILNNISKQSEDIVIGLDKFHTVHQGAGDQGIIFGYATNETDAFMPAPIAYANKLMLKQSIVRKKNILPWLRPDAKSQVTFIYENKKIIGIDTVVFSTQHSEDVTLTDLRSGIMEEIIQPTLPKKWITKKTKYFINPTGRFVIGGPMGDCGLTGRKIIADTYGGMARHGGGSLSGKDPSKVDRSATYALRYIAKNIVASGLAECCEIQISYAIGVSHPISMSVETFGTQKISNKSLIYLINKYFDLRPYGIIKMLGLLRPIYQETSVYGHFSKSHFPWEKIDKAQLLRDF from the coding sequence ATGAATCAATCATTATTTACATCTGAATCTGTATCAGAAGGACATCCAGATAAAATAGCAGATCAAATTTCTGATGTAATTTTGGATGCTATCTTAACACAAGATACGCAAGCAAGAGTTGCGTGTGAAACATATGTAAAAACTGGAATCGTTTTAGTTGGTGGAGAAATCCATACAAATGCAAAAATTGATATTGAAAAATTAATACGAAATACCATTCGAAATATTGGATATATTCATTCTAATATGGGATTCGATGCTAACTCTTGTGCTATATTAAATAATATCAGTAAACAGTCCGAAGATATTGTAATTGGATTAGATAAATTTCATACTGTACATCAAGGTGCTGGCGATCAAGGAATAATTTTTGGATATGCCACCAATGAAACTGATGCATTTATGCCAGCGCCAATTGCTTATGCAAACAAATTAATGCTCAAACAATCTATAGTAAGAAAAAAAAATATTTTGCCTTGGTTACGGCCAGATGCTAAAAGTCAAGTTACTTTCATATATGAAAATAAAAAAATTATTGGAATTGATACAGTAGTTTTTTCTACACAACATTCTGAAGATGTAACACTTACTGATTTGCGATCAGGAATTATGGAAGAAATTATTCAACCAACATTACCAAAAAAATGGATTACTAAAAAAACAAAATATTTTATAAATCCTACTGGAAGATTCGTAATTGGTGGTCCAATGGGAGATTGCGGATTAACTGGAAGAAAAATAATAGCAGATACATATGGAGGTATGGCACGTCATGGAGGCGGTTCACTTTCCGGAAAAGATCCATCTAAAGTCGATCGTTCTGCAACGTATGCTTTACGATATATAGCAAAAAATATTGTTGCATCAGGATTAGCTGAATGTTGCGAAATCCAAATTTCATATGCAATTGGCGTATCTCATCCAATTTCTATGTCTGTAGAAACTTTTGGAACGCAAAAAATTTCTAATAAAAGTTTGATATACTTAATTAATAAATATTTTGACTTACGCCCATATGGAATCATAAAAATGTTGGGTTTACTTAGACCTATTTATCAAGAAACTTCGGTATATGGACATTTTAGTAAAAGTCATTTTCCTTGGGAAAAAATTGATAAAGCACAATTATTACGTGATTTTTAG
- a CDS encoding CvpA family protein, with product MIATDYLIASIIIFSALISFIRGFVSEIFSLIIWITAIILSSRYYDILSNIFVFFEEKFIRNISSIFLIFLFILIIGSIINHYLNNFINQFGLSDLNKFLGVCFGTFRGILIISILIFFLKTFTKCTESMYWTNSKLLPYFNYTTIWFIKILSKYINFIKNI from the coding sequence ATGATTGCTACCGATTACTTGATCGCTAGCATTATTATATTTTCTGCTTTGATTAGTTTTATCAGAGGATTTGTCAGCGAAATATTTTCCTTAATCATATGGATAACGGCAATTATATTATCGAGTCGTTATTATGATATATTATCTAACATTTTTGTTTTTTTTGAAGAAAAATTTATTAGAAATATATCTTCTATATTTTTAATATTTTTATTTATATTAATAATAGGATCAATAATTAATCATTATTTAAACAATTTTATTAATCAATTTGGATTATCTGATTTAAACAAATTTTTAGGAGTTTGTTTTGGAACATTTCGTGGTATTTTGATAATATCAATACTTATATTTTTTTTAAAAACGTTCACAAAATGTACAGAAAGTATGTATTGGACTAACTCGAAATTGCTTCCTTATTTTAACTACACAACTATATGGTTTATAAAAATTTTAAGTAAATATATAAATTTTATAAAGAACATTTAA
- the pgsA gene encoding CDP-diacylglycerol--glycerol-3-phosphate 3-phosphatidyltransferase, whose product MRLNIPTYLTLFRLSIIPLFIIVFYLPCKDASLYSAIIFILAALTDWFDGFLARRLNQTTCFGAFLDPVADKIIVVIGLILIIEYFHSFWITLPSSIMITREIIIASLREWMAELGKNNMLAVSVLGKLKTGIQMLAIFALLWKETYSIIIIGILALYTAAILAFWSMLKYFYIAWRDLFEN is encoded by the coding sequence ATGCGTTTAAATATACCAACTTACCTTACTTTATTTCGATTAAGTATCATACCTTTATTTATTATTGTTTTTTATCTTCCATGTAAAGATGCTTCATTGTATTCTGCAATAATTTTTATATTAGCAGCACTTACAGATTGGTTTGACGGATTTTTAGCACGTCGCTTAAATCAAACTACTTGCTTTGGTGCTTTTCTTGATCCAGTAGCTGATAAAATTATAGTAGTAATCGGATTAATATTAATTATCGAATATTTTCATTCTTTTTGGATTACATTACCTTCTTCTATTATGATTACAAGAGAAATTATTATTGCTTCTTTAAGGGAATGGATGGCAGAATTAGGAAAAAATAATATGCTTGCAGTTTCTGTTTTAGGAAAGTTAAAAACTGGTATACAAATGTTAGCAATTTTTGCGCTTCTTTGGAAAGAAACTTATAGCATTATAATCATTGGTATATTAGCATTATATACAGCTGCTATTTTAGCGTTTTGGTCTATGTTGAAATATTTTTACATTGCTTGGAGAGATTTGTTTGAAAATTAA
- the folC gene encoding bifunctional tetrahydrofolate synthase/dihydrofolate synthase: MKHVFIPNNYSKISDWIKHIENIHHKDIDLRLDGIYHIASNLGLLKPAPVVIIVGGTNGKGSTCRLIETIILYSKKTVGVYSSPHFIKYNERIRVQGIPISDEICISAISYINKARKKISISYFEFTTLVALSIFKYLKLDVVILEVGLGGILDATNIVHSDISVITNIALEHTQILGNTCMQIAKEKSGIFRTGKIAIFGDIQNALELKKSVEYHKSIPYFLNTHWFYKKNPKFWIWSNQDYSINLPYPNLSVRNAATALAVIQSLPYYVSPRSILQGLQTKLIGRFQIINKKPLIILDVAHNPHAAYFLSKKIKKIKKNIRFLYVIIGMLRDKDIKNTLKHFLSIVNIWYCVSLLEFSRGASHEEIVTHLDNKKSEIKKFDTVQNAWKNAIKKAKKSDCILIFGSFHTVASILKIK; this comes from the coding sequence ATGAAACATGTATTTATACCGAATAATTATTCTAAAATTTCAGATTGGATAAAACATATCGAAAATATACATCATAAAGATATCGATTTAAGACTAGATGGAATATATCATATTGCCTCCAATTTAGGTTTGTTAAAACCAGCACCAGTTGTTATTATTGTTGGAGGAACTAACGGAAAAGGTAGTACGTGTCGTCTAATAGAAACTATTATTTTATATAGCAAAAAAACTGTTGGAGTATATAGTTCACCTCATTTTATAAAGTATAACGAACGTATTCGTGTACAAGGTATACCAATTTCAGATGAAATATGCATTTCAGCAATATCTTATATCAATAAAGCAAGAAAAAAAATATCTATTAGTTATTTTGAATTTACCACATTAGTTGCTTTATCAATTTTTAAATATTTAAAACTAGATGTCGTTATTCTAGAGGTAGGATTAGGAGGAATATTAGATGCTACTAATATTGTTCATTCTGATATTTCAGTAATTACTAATATTGCATTAGAACACACCCAAATTTTGGGTAATACATGCATGCAAATAGCAAAAGAAAAATCTGGAATTTTTCGTACCGGAAAAATAGCAATTTTTGGAGATATTCAAAATGCATTAGAATTAAAAAAATCTGTAGAATATCATAAATCAATACCATACTTTTTAAATACTCATTGGTTTTACAAAAAAAATCCTAAATTTTGGATATGGAGTAATCAAGATTATTCTATAAATCTTCCCTATCCTAATCTTTCAGTGCGAAATGCAGCTACCGCATTAGCCGTTATTCAATCTTTGCCATATTACGTATCACCTCGTTCAATACTGCAAGGATTGCAAACTAAATTAATTGGAAGATTTCAGATTATCAATAAAAAACCTTTAATTATTTTAGATGTAGCGCATAATCCTCATGCGGCTTATTTTTTATCAAAGAAAATAAAAAAAATTAAAAAAAATATTAGATTTCTATATGTCATTATAGGTATGTTACGTGATAAAGACATTAAAAATACATTAAAACACTTTTTAAGTATTGTTAATATATGGTACTGTGTTTCTTTGCTAGAATTTTCTAGAGGAGCTAGTCATGAAGAAATAGTAACGCATTTAGATAATAAAAAAAGTGAAATAAAAAAATTTGATACTGTGCAAAATGCTTGGAAAAACGCAATTAAAAAAGCAAAAAAAAGCGATTGTATATTAATTTTTGGATCATTTCATACCGTAGCATCTATTTTAAAAATAAAATAA
- the folE gene encoding GTP cyclohydrolase I FolE encodes MSKFTKEALQVKHALISQGLENPFFNCFKDIKQKKVLIAKYIQKIMKLLNLNLTNDSLSQTPLRIARMYIEEIFSGLNYANFPKITVIKNITKINEMIIIDDIIFHSICEHHFLVFEGKATVAYIPEYVLIGLSKINRIVNFFSKRPQIQERLTRQILIALQILLSTKNVAVSIRARHFCVRARGIKDSESNTKTLAFGGKFRDQLHLRNEFLQITNNSKL; translated from the coding sequence ATGTCAAAATTTACGAAAGAAGCTTTGCAAGTGAAACATGCATTGATATCTCAAGGTTTAGAAAATCCTTTTTTTAATTGTTTTAAAGATATAAAACAAAAAAAAGTATTGATTGCCAAATACATTCAAAAAATTATGAAGCTTTTGAATTTAAATTTAACTAACGATAGTTTGTCGCAAACACCATTGCGAATTGCACGAATGTATATAGAAGAAATTTTTTCTGGATTGAATTATGCTAATTTTCCTAAAATAACTGTTATAAAAAATATAACAAAAATTAACGAGATGATTATTATAGACGATATCATTTTTCATAGTATATGTGAGCATCATTTCTTAGTTTTTGAAGGAAAAGCAACTGTTGCTTATATTCCCGAATACGTCTTAATTGGTTTATCTAAAATAAATCGAATTGTCAATTTTTTTTCTAAACGTCCTCAAATACAAGAACGACTTACACGTCAAATTTTAATTGCTTTGCAAATTTTACTCAGTACAAAAAACGTAGCAGTTTCAATACGCGCTCGTCATTTTTGTGTAAGAGCGCGAGGAATTAAAGATTCTGAAAGTAACACAAAAACATTAGCGTTTGGTGGCAAATTTCGTGATCAATTGCATTTGAGAAATGAATTTTTACAAATTACTAATAATAGTAAATTATAA
- the accD gene encoding acetyl-CoA carboxylase, carboxyltransferase subunit beta, which produces MSWIERILKKHTITKKTNIPEGLWTKCSNCNQMLYRLELERNLEVCPKCDFHMRIPARKRLKNFLDQNNIYEIGKELEPKDILKFKDTKKYKDRLNSAQKITQEKEAIIVMEGTLYNMPVIAAAFEFSFIGGSMSSIVGARFVQGINQAIKKNCPMICFSASGGARIQEALISLMQMAKTSAALGKLKQYKIPYISVLTDPSMGGVSASIAMLGDLNIAEPKALIGFAGPRVIAQTVREKLPSGFQKSEFLIQKGAIDLIIRRPKMRKSLAKILAKITNQPEPDTNS; this is translated from the coding sequence ATGAGCTGGATTGAACGTATTTTAAAAAAACATACTATTACAAAAAAAACTAATATTCCAGAAGGGTTATGGACAAAATGTTCTAACTGTAATCAAATGCTATACCGATTAGAATTAGAACGCAATTTAGAAGTATGTCCAAAATGCGATTTTCATATGCGAATACCAGCAAGAAAAAGATTAAAGAACTTTTTAGATCAAAATAACATTTATGAAATTGGTAAAGAACTAGAACCAAAAGACATTTTAAAATTTAAAGATACAAAAAAATATAAAGATCGATTAAATTCTGCACAAAAAATCACACAAGAAAAAGAAGCAATAATAGTAATGGAAGGTACTTTGTACAATATGCCAGTAATCGCTGCGGCATTTGAATTTTCTTTCATAGGAGGTTCTATGTCTTCTATCGTAGGTGCTCGTTTTGTACAAGGAATAAATCAAGCAATAAAAAAAAATTGTCCTATGATATGTTTTTCTGCTAGTGGAGGTGCTCGTATACAAGAAGCTTTAATTTCTCTTATGCAAATGGCAAAGACTAGCGCAGCTTTAGGAAAATTAAAACAGTATAAAATTCCGTATATATCCGTACTGACTGATCCGAGCATGGGCGGAGTCTCTGCAAGCATCGCCATGCTAGGAGACCTAAATATTGCAGAACCAAAAGCTTTAATAGGATTTGCTGGTCCTCGTGTAATTGCACAAACTGTACGAGAAAAGCTACCATCTGGATTTCAAAAAAGTGAATTTTTAATTCAAAAAGGTGCCATTGATTTAATTATTAGAAGACCTAAAATGCGTAAATCACTTGCAAAAATATTAGCAAAAATTACTAATCAACCGGAACCAGATACTAATTCTTAA
- the truA gene encoding tRNA pseudouridine(38-40) synthase TruA — protein sequence MQKFAACVQYNGNKYCGWQIQKKSASIQIEIENALTKFSGSKITTYCSGRTDAKVHAICQIIHFSTHIIRSNRQWMLGVNTYLPYDIAVIWIIPVKKNFHARYSATSRRYVYVIYNHIVRPGIFQEYCATVFFSLNVKKMQKSANKLIGKHDFTSFRSKNCQSKTAYRIIHNIKIFKYGKYIYIDICANSFVHHMVRNIVGTLIQIGKGEKSEFWISELLILKDRKLAGPTASPNGLYLAEVCYPKFFKIPHINMKISFFNQFLFKKFIN from the coding sequence ATGCAAAAATTTGCTGCTTGTGTGCAGTATAACGGAAACAAATATTGTGGATGGCAAATACAAAAAAAATCTGCCTCTATTCAAATAGAAATCGAAAATGCTTTAACCAAATTTTCTGGATCTAAAATTACAACATATTGTTCTGGAAGAACAGATGCTAAAGTTCACGCTATTTGTCAAATAATACATTTTTCTACGCATATAATACGTTCTAATCGTCAATGGATGCTAGGAGTCAACACATATTTACCATATGATATTGCAGTTATATGGATAATTCCAGTTAAAAAAAATTTTCATGCACGATATAGTGCAACTTCTAGAAGATACGTATATGTAATATACAATCATATTGTACGTCCTGGTATCTTTCAAGAATACTGCGCTACAGTATTTTTTTCTTTAAATGTAAAAAAAATGCAAAAATCGGCAAACAAACTAATAGGAAAACACGATTTCACTTCTTTTAGAAGTAAAAACTGTCAATCAAAGACCGCTTATCGTATTATACATAATATTAAAATTTTTAAATATGGAAAATATATTTATATTGATATTTGTGCTAATTCATTTGTACATCATATGGTAAGAAATATAGTAGGTACTTTAATCCAAATTGGAAAAGGTGAAAAATCTGAATTTTGGATTTCTGAATTATTAATTTTAAAAGATAGGAAACTTGCCGGACCCACTGCTTCTCCAAACGGCTTATATCTTGCTGAAGTATGTTACCCAAAATTTTTTAAAATTCCTCATATAAATATGAAAATATCTTTTTTTAACCAATTTTTATTTAAAAAATTTATTAATTAA
- a CDS encoding 4-phosphoerythronate dehydrogenase has product MNILIDENLSFFLSWFKQLGIIQLMHGRKIIKSKLKDIDILIIKSTTTINKQLLNNTKIKFIGSVTSGIDHVDLMWLKKKQIHFHFSPGCNSIAVAEYVLSCLLHLSIRDKFLLIKKTVGIIGVGNIGKCLSKKLNALGIKTLLYDPFVKKIFDYNTWTPLDTLIQNADILTLHVPLTTHGLYPTKHLINEKILLKLPDNCILINTSRGAVVDNLALLNIMRLGKPIKVVLDVWENEPKICLDLLSRVDIGTPHIAGHSIEGKIRGVITIFNKLCKFLGKKIQLKSLNSILDFFYKSDINRISLSGKCSQSKIYLLTLLTNNILYDDNQLKNYIHKKNNFDNLRSSYRNRREWSSINVKVDNAYFSQILKKIGFNAIYNKK; this is encoded by the coding sequence ATGAATATTTTAATAGATGAAAATCTTTCTTTTTTTTTAAGTTGGTTTAAACAGTTAGGTATTATTCAATTAATGCATGGACGCAAAATAATCAAATCAAAATTAAAAGATATTGATATCTTAATTATCAAATCTACGACAACTATTAATAAACAATTATTAAACAATACTAAAATCAAATTTATTGGTAGTGTTACTTCTGGAATTGATCATGTTGATCTTATGTGGTTGAAAAAAAAACAAATACATTTTCATTTTTCTCCTGGATGCAATTCTATTGCGGTAGCAGAATATGTGCTATCATGTTTACTACATTTGTCTATACGCGATAAATTTTTGTTAATTAAAAAAACAGTAGGAATTATCGGAGTAGGTAACATTGGAAAATGTTTAAGTAAAAAATTAAATGCTCTTGGAATTAAAACATTATTATATGATCCATTTGTAAAAAAAATTTTTGATTACAATACTTGGACTCCTCTAGACACACTTATACAAAATGCAGATATCTTAACATTACATGTTCCTTTAACTACACACGGACTATATCCTACAAAACATTTAATTAATGAGAAAATTTTATTAAAATTACCAGATAATTGTATACTAATTAATACTTCTCGCGGTGCTGTTGTAGATAATTTAGCATTGCTCAATATTATGCGTTTGGGCAAACCAATTAAAGTTGTATTAGACGTTTGGGAAAATGAACCAAAAATTTGCTTGGACTTGTTGTCTCGTGTTGATATAGGTACTCCACATATTGCAGGACATAGTATTGAAGGAAAAATTAGAGGAGTAATTACAATATTTAATAAATTATGTAAATTTTTAGGAAAAAAAATACAATTAAAATCATTAAATTCAATTTTAGATTTTTTTTATAAATCCGATATAAATCGTATATCTTTATCAGGAAAATGTAGTCAATCAAAAATTTATTTATTAACTCTTTTAACTAATAATATTTTATACGATGATAATCAATTGAAAAACTATATTCATAAAAAAAATAACTTTGATAATTTACGATCTTCTTATCGAAATCGTCGAGAATGGTCATCTATAAATGTAAAAGTGGATAACGCATATTTTTCACAAATTTTAAAAAAAATAGGATTTAATGCTATATATAACAAAAAATAA